In the Paramormyrops kingsleyae isolate MSU_618 chromosome 6, PKINGS_0.4, whole genome shotgun sequence genome, one interval contains:
- the LOC111834409 gene encoding CMRF35-like molecule 8 isoform X2, which yields MRTCVFFICFFLVSSEAKSRISAPSLVTAIAKESVTIQCHYDPRYRNHEKYWCRGAIRDFCRAVVKTTGSNTNNRTAMSDDRYNGVLTVTVHDLQLKDSGKYWCAISITLKDIFAGVFLQVLKADRPAHATTVNTTASKPAGGSRAPSAGAMIPLCQSSKRLR from the exons ATGAGGACCTGTGTGTTTTTTATCTGCTTCTTCCTTG TATCTTCTGAAGCCAAGTCTAGAATTTCTGCACCAAGTTTGGTGACAGCCATCGCCAAGGAGTCTGTCACCATTCAATGCCATTATGACCCCCGCTACAGGAATCATGAAAAGTACTGGTGCAGAGGGGCAATACGTGACTTCTGCAGGGCAGTAGTGAAAACCACAGGGTCCAATACAAATAACCGGACTGCCATGAGTGATGACAGATACAACGGAGTCTTAACAGTGACTGTCCACGACCTGCAGCTAAAAGACAGTGGAAAGTACTGGTGTGCTATTTCCATAACTCTGAAAGACATCTTCGCTGGAGTTTTCCTGCAGGTTTTAAAAGCAG ATAGACCAGCTCATGCTACTACAGTGAACACTACAGCTTCCAAGCCAGCTGGGGGCAGCAGAGCACC GTCAGCTGGTGCCATGATCCCTCTTTGCCAGTCGTCTAAAAGGCTCCGCTAA
- the LOC111834409 gene encoding CMRF35-like molecule 8 isoform X1 translates to MRTCVFFICFFLVSSEAKSRISAPSLVTAIAKESVTIQCHYDPRYRNHEKYWCRGAIRDFCRAVVKTTGSNTNNRTAMSDDRYNGVLTVTVHDLQLKDSGKYWCAISITLKDIFAGVFLQVLKADRPAHATTVNTTASKPAGGSRAPELKFKFQDIWAVLRWILFGALLGCVVIVSVQKATG, encoded by the exons ATGAGGACCTGTGTGTTTTTTATCTGCTTCTTCCTTG TATCTTCTGAAGCCAAGTCTAGAATTTCTGCACCAAGTTTGGTGACAGCCATCGCCAAGGAGTCTGTCACCATTCAATGCCATTATGACCCCCGCTACAGGAATCATGAAAAGTACTGGTGCAGAGGGGCAATACGTGACTTCTGCAGGGCAGTAGTGAAAACCACAGGGTCCAATACAAATAACCGGACTGCCATGAGTGATGACAGATACAACGGAGTCTTAACAGTGACTGTCCACGACCTGCAGCTAAAAGACAGTGGAAAGTACTGGTGTGCTATTTCCATAACTCTGAAAGACATCTTCGCTGGAGTTTTCCTGCAGGTTTTAAAAGCAG ATAGACCAGCTCATGCTACTACAGTGAACACTACAGCTTCCAAGCCAGCTGGGGGCAGCAGAGCACC CGAGCTCAAGTTTAAGTTTCAAGATATATGGGCAGTTCTGCGTTGGATCCTCTTTGGTGCCTTGCTAGGTTGTGTTGTGATTGTTAGTGTCCAGAAGGCTACTGGATGA
- the LOC111834405 gene encoding claudin-16-like, translated as MSPACSKWSPPELKMIVVLQFMAFCLALVSTVFLIVATWTDCWMVNADDDWEVSQKCRGLWWECVTNTQDGIRTCDQYETILAEHPLKIVLTRALMITADILASFALIILVLGLDFIKLLKEEPNIKLRICYFAGFIFGLGGIPGMIGSVWYAVDVYVERATFVLKNVYLGMHYEFGWSCWLAMAGSTGCFLSSIVLTCCLYIFRDARSSQYHRSIYQYGRTAAGKKYAMDSRV; from the exons ATGAGTCCTGCCTGCTCAAAGTGGAG TCCTCCAGAGTTGAAAATGATCGTGGTTCTCCAGTTCATGGCATTCTGTCTGGCACTGGTGTCTACAGTCTTCCTGATAGTGGCCACTTGGACCGACTGTTGGATGGTCAATGCTGATGATGATTGGGAG GTCAGCCAAAAATGCCGAGGACTGTGGTGGGAGTGCGTGACCAATACGCAGGATGGGATCCGCACATGTGACCAGTATGAGACCATCCTTGCTGAGCATCCGT TGAAGATCGTGTTGACCCGAGCCTTGATGATCACTGCTGACATTCTGGCCAGCTTTGCACTCATCATCCTTGTCCTGGGCCTGGATTTTATCAAGCTTCTAAAGGAAGAGCCCAACATCAAGCTGAGAATATGCTACTTTGCAGGCTTCATATTTGGACTGGGAG GCATCCCAGGAATGATTGGTTCAGTGTGGTATGCAGTGGATGTGTACGTAGAGAGAGCCACCTTTGTCCTGAAGAATGTCTACTTAGGAATGCACTATGAGTTTGGCTGGTCCTGTTGGCTGGCAATGGCTGGGTCAACAGGATGTTTTCTAAGCTCGATTGTACTAACATGCTGCCTGTATATTTTCAGGG ATGCTAGATCCTCTCAGTACCACAGGTCCATATACCAGTATGGAAGGACAGCAGCAGGCAAAAAATACGCCATGGATTCTCGTGTCTAA
- the LOC111834407 gene encoding claudin-19-like — MANSGFQILGYFLALGGWIGIISTTALPQWKQSSYAGDAIITAVGLYEGLWMSCASQSTGQVQCKVFDSLLSLDVHIQTSRGLIVLSVLMGFIAIIISVVGMKCTRVGDNNPLVKSRIAISGGVLFLLSGLCTFVSVSWYATQVSQQFFNLNTPVNARYEFGSALFVGWAAASLTMLGGAFLCCSCPPEEGAGQQYYRHSQSQASTAREYV; from the exons ATGGCCAACTCTGGGTTCCAGATTCTGGGCTATTTCCTGGCATTGGGCGGATGGATCGGCATCATCTCAACCACCGCTCTCCCACAGTGGAAGCAGTCATCTTACGCCGGGGATGCCATCATCACAGCCGTGGGGCTCTACGAGGGGCTGTGGATGTCTTGTGCCTCGCAGAGTACCGGCCAGGTTCAGTGCAAGGTGTTTGACTCTCTGCTGTCCCTGGATG tgcACATCCAGACCTCCCGGGGCCTCATTGTTCTTTCTGTGCTGATGGGCTTCATCGCCATCATCATCAGCGTTGTGGGCATGAAGTGCACAAGAGTCGGAGACAATAACCCTCTCGTCAAGAGCAGGATTGCTATTTCTGGGGGGGTCCTCTTCCTCCTTTCAG GGCTGTGCACATTCGTCTCGGTCTCCTGGTATGCCACACAAGTGTCCCAGCAGTTCTTTAACCTCAACACACCCGTAAATGCAAG GTACGAGTTCGGCTCGGCTCTGTTCGTGGGCTGGGCGGCGGCCAGCCTGACCATGCTAGGGGGGGCCTTCCTGTGCTGCTCCTGCCCCCCAGAGGAAGGGGCCGGCCAGCAGTATTACAGGCACTCGCAGTCCCAAGCCTCCACCGCCAGGGAGTATGTGTGA
- the LOC111834408 gene encoding cell division control protein 42 homolog isoform X1, translated as MQTIKCVVVGDGAVGKTCLLISYTTNKFPSEYVPTVFDNYAVTVMIGGEPYTLGLFDTAGQEDYDRLRPLSYPQTDVFLVCFSVVSPSSFENVKEKWVPEITHHCPKTPFLLVGTQIDLRDDPSTIEKLAKNKQKPITPETAEKLARDLKAVKYVECSALTQKGLKNVFDEAILAALEPPEPKKPKILLHRCALL; from the exons ATGCAGACTATTAAGTGTGTTGTAGTAGGCGATGGTGCTGTTGGTAAAACCTGCCTTTTAATCTCATACACTACGAACAAGTTTCCATCTGAGTATGTACCGACG GTCTTTGATAATTATGCCGTAACGGTTATGATTGGAGGTGAACCTTACACCTTAGGATTATTCGATACTGCAG gTCAGGAAGATTATGATAGGTTACGACCTCTGAGCTATCCCCAGACTGATGTCTTCTTAGTTTGCTTCTCAGTCGTTTCACCCTCTTCCTTTGAAAACGTTAAGGAAAAG TGGGTACCTGAAATAACTCACCACTGTCCAAAGACCCCGTTTCTGCTGGTGGGAACGCAGATTGACCTGAGGGATGACCCCTCCACAATCGAGAAGCTCgccaaaaacaaacagaagccCATCACCCCCGAGACAGCCGAGAAGCTGGCCCGTGACCTCAAGGCCGTGAAATACGTTGAGTGCTCTGCCCTCACGCAG AAAGGACTGAAGAATGTGTTTGATGAGGCGATTCTGGCTGCCCTGGAGCCTCCGGAGCCCAAGAAGCCGAAAATCCTTCTGCACAGATGTGCACTGCTCTGA
- the LOC111834408 gene encoding cell division control protein 42 homolog isoform X2, giving the protein MQTIKCVVVGDGAVGKTCLLISYTTNKFPSEYVPTVFDNYAVTVMIGGEPYTLGLFDTAGQEDYDRLRPLSYPQTDVFLVCFSVVSPSSFENVKEKWVPEITHHCPKTPFLLVGTQIDLRDDPSTIEKLAKNKQKPITPETAEKLARDLKAVKYVECSALTQRGLKNVFDEAILAALEPPETQRKRKCCIF; this is encoded by the exons ATGCAGACTATTAAGTGTGTTGTAGTAGGCGATGGTGCTGTTGGTAAAACCTGCCTTTTAATCTCATACACTACGAACAAGTTTCCATCTGAGTATGTACCGACG GTCTTTGATAATTATGCCGTAACGGTTATGATTGGAGGTGAACCTTACACCTTAGGATTATTCGATACTGCAG gTCAGGAAGATTATGATAGGTTACGACCTCTGAGCTATCCCCAGACTGATGTCTTCTTAGTTTGCTTCTCAGTCGTTTCACCCTCTTCCTTTGAAAACGTTAAGGAAAAG TGGGTACCTGAAATAACTCACCACTGTCCAAAGACCCCGTTTCTGCTGGTGGGAACGCAGATTGACCTGAGGGATGACCCCTCCACAATCGAGAAGCTCgccaaaaacaaacagaagccCATCACCCCCGAGACAGCCGAGAAGCTGGCCCGTGACCTCAAGGCCGTGAAATACGTTGAGTGCTCTGCCCTCACGCAG agaggTCTGAAGAATGTGTTTGATGAAGCCATCCTGGCTGCCCTTGAGCCACCAGAAACCCAGCGAAAGCGGAAGTGCTGTATATTCTAA